CtcatgttatatatatgtgtgtgtgtatgtataaattatgtatatatgtataagttatatatgtatgtgtgtgtgtgtatatatatatatatatatattctccagtTTATTTCAGTAACTGGTTAATGGTAAATGATCATCGATAACCCTATGGATGACACTAATCTATCAAAAAATGGCACACCCGAGTCAATTTCATTCCGTCCGCATTTCCCTGAAGAATCGTTTACGTTGAGCACGTCACTCCGGCTTTCTGCCAATGCCCTATTTTTAAATTTCGCTTCGAACTCTGTAGAGCTCGGTGTATGTGTTGCACATTAAGTGATGTATACATTAAATGACCGCCACCAACTGAACGTGGCTGTTGGTCTCTATGACCAAACACGGAACACTGGAGGTTGTACATATGGAGTACATACATTTTTTGGCCAAAGGTCATCGAAAAATAGCAGATCTCCCCAAACGTTGAACacagttggttggttttggacCATGCTTCTCATCCCTTCTCCATTCCCATCGAATGTATAGCTGGCGAGCCACACGGGGTACATCAGAGTCGACTGGCAGAGACTGGAAAAAGACGTAAAGAAAGCCAAGGCGCAGCTGAAGATCCATAGGGGTCGGCAAATGCCCACTGAGGTCGGGAGCAAAGCCGAGGAGGTGAGACTTGTCCTGTTCCCATTTAATGTATGGAAAAGGGTGGGCAGCTGTGTTCCCACTTAATGTATGGAAAATGGCAGGCAGAGGTGAGGCTCATCCTGTTCTGACTTACTGTATGAAAAAGTGTGGGCAGCTGTGTGCGTGTTTATCTTCTCAGCGGTATGGAAAGTTTTATGATGACCATGGGACGGGGAGACAAAAACTTTTGCCTatacgtatgtctgtgtgtagtaCTACATGTATATCATCTGTGTGCATACTACACGTATGTCTCTGTACAGATCCAAGTGTGCACCTGTGCTGCTTGCagccaccagaagagggcgctggccCACAATGCCCGGCTTCAGGCCACCATACATGCGACTGCAGGGCCCAAGTTCCTGACCTGAAttcattaaaaacagagacaaacacatgGCTCTTTGCACACGGCATCACGTCTGCCCACAGTGTGGTGGGCCACCCTATATGAACCGCCCTATCTGCACAGCTGGACGTGGGGGGTCAGAGAGAGAGGTCACAGGATGCACAGCTGGGGGTCGGGGGTCAGAGAGGTCACAGGATGCATAGCTGGGGGTCgggggtcagaggtcacaggATGCATAGCTGGGAGTCAGGGGGTCAGAGAGAGGTCATGGGATGCACAGCACGAGACCCTACCTCGATATCTGAAGTCTGTGAACTCGGAAGACATCCATCAATCTTCacacgtatgtgcacatgttcatgcatatgtatgtgcgacaggtgcgcacatgtgcacacaccacacacgttcacacacagcacacacgtgtgcacccacagcacacacacgtatacacagcacacacgtgtatacaccacacatgtaaacacaccacacacgtgcacacacagcacacaatgCAAAAGACAGGAGCAGACAATGGGATCAGGATGCTGGGTGTATTATTGTATGTTATTTTATGTCGCATACATTATCTCATGTGTGCATCCTGAGGGTAGAACAGACGCGGTCGGTGCCTACCTGCGTGTGCTCGCGTGAACAGGATGCGCTGCGCTGCAGTAACCCAGTGTCTCCTGTCCTCCAGGCCCTGTCGTTCGTGAAGAAGAATGTTCCAGTAGCCGCAGGGTTTCTTGGAGGCTTCCTGCTCGGCCTGGCGTCCTGAGGGTGTCACGTGGCCCCTATAGCGAATCCTATAGCAGATCCTATAGCGAATTCTATAGCAGAGCCTATAGCGAATCCTATAGCAGGTCCTATAGCAGATCTTATAGCGAATCCTATAGCAGATCTTATAGCAGATGCTATTGCAGATCCTATAGCAAACCTTATAGCCAATCTCATAGCAAACCTTATAGTGAATCTTAcagcgatatatatatatatatatatatatatataatattttatggtattttattatatatattacactaaggtattttattatatatatataataacttatggtattttattatatctattatacactaatgtattttattatatatatataatattttatggtattttactatattattgtacattgaggtattttatatatatatatatatatatatatcgtccTTATTACAG
The window above is part of the Rattus rattus isolate New Zealand chromosome 15, Rrattus_CSIRO_v1, whole genome shotgun sequence genome. Proteins encoded here:
- the Fundc2 gene encoding FUN14 domain-containing protein 2 isoform X3, yielding MAANGQGDPDRKREALDLAEFTRRQPWWRKLFGPESGPSAEKYSAATQLAVGGVTGWCTGLVFRKVGKLAATALGGGFFLLQLASHTGYIRVDWQRLEKDVKKAKAQLKIHRGRQMPTEVGSKAEEIQVCTCAACSHQKRALAHNARLQATIHATAGPKFLT